Genomic segment of Gammaproteobacteria bacterium:
GATTTCCGGCACCAGGGTGGAAGTCATCATCGCGGAAAGGTTACCGATCTGCACCCGGCCGCGCCGCAGCCCGGCCGCAATCTGCTCCTCGGAAAACTGCCCGTGCACCAGCATGCGGACCTTGAAACGGCCCTGGGTGCCTTTCTCCACCTTGCGCTGGAACGTGAACCAGTGCGTTTCGCCGATGGTGTTCGGAAATGCCGTGCCGGCCGCCGTGATTTCCGTGACCTCGGCCGCTTCATCCGCTTCCCGCGGCGCATCGGCGGACGGCCCGCAACCTGCGATGCAAACCGTCGCTGCGCAGGAAGCAAGAAGCAGCCCGCTCCTCATGCTCTTTGCCGCCGTATGAGAATGTACACGCAGGCCACGGCAATCGCACACAGAATCATCATTACGGTGAAGCCGTTGGTGAATGACCCGTATTGGTCAGCAGAAGTAGCCAGGAAGCGCCCGCCGACAGCGCCGGCGAGCGAGTCGATCATCAGGAATATGCCCAGATAGACTCCGTAGTTTCGCCCCGCATAGAACTCCGCGATCATAAGCTGGATCATGGTGAACGCGCCTGAGTACCCAACTCCATAGACAATGGCGTAGGCGAGCGGCCAGGTCGTTTCGCCCGGAACGGCGAGAAACAGGAGCGCCAGGCCCAAACCCAGGTTCAGCACGCTGGCCATGGTTACCCATAGCTTGTCGAACTTGTCCGCCAGATAGCCAAACAACACCTTTCCGACAATGGCGGCGGCGAAAAAGCTGCTGTAGATCGTCGTGGTGCTGGTGTCGTCGAGCAACAGCTCGTTGCGGAAGAACAATGCCTGGTTGTTGAGCATCGCCACGATGCAAAACCACAGCGTGCCGGTGGCGAACGCCAGAAGATAGAACACCGGCGAACGAATGAGGCTGAGCACCACCTTGCCGAACGCGTCCGGCTTCGGACGCGCTTCCGGCTCCGGATCGGCCACGCCGTCGGCGGCCAGCCCCTTGTCCCTGGGATAATTGCTTACCAGGAAAAGGGTGGGCAGGATCATCATCACTCCGCCGACCACTGCGAGCACCAGCACCGCCAGCCGCCAATCGGGGAGCAGGAAATTGACCACCCAGGGGAAAACTGCACCGCCAAAACTTGAGGCCATCATCAGAATGCCGAACGCCAGGCCGCGGTAGCGCACGAACCATCGCGACAGCAGCATCAAGCTGGGGCTCAGTCCAGCCAATGAGAGCGAAAAGCCGAACAATACGTACAGCGCCATGAGGTGCCACCATTCCTGCACCATCGGGAACAGCGCCAGGACCAGCGTTATACCCAGTGCGCCGATCAGCATCAGGCGGCGTATGGAGAAACGGTCCAGGAACCAGCCGGCCACCGGATTGAGGAAGGCAACGAGCGCGAAGAACATGTTCGCAGGCAGAGTCACCTGTTCATTGGTCCAGCCGAACTCGCTCGCCAGGTTGGGGAATATGCGCGGTATCGTATTCAGAAGAATGCCGTTGGAGGCCATGTAGATCAGAAACAGGCCAACCAGCAGCCACCAGCCGAAAAATATCCGTCCGCGCAAAGAAACTTCCTGCATTATTTTCCTCCCGGGAACAGCCGGCCCTTCAGGGGCGACCACCAAAAGCGCATGCCCAGCAACAGGGCGAGAATGGCGCAATATACCAGCGGCTCGATCGTGTCGGCCTTGACCTGCCAGTAGAAATGCCAGCAGGCAAGGATCGCGGCTGGGTAAATCAGCCGGTGCAGCCGGTTCCAGCGCCGGCCCAGGCGCCGCTGCCAGCCCCGGGTGGAGGTGATTGCCAGAGGGATCAGCAACAGCACCGCGCCCATGCCGACGGTGATGAAGGTCCGCTTGAGCAGGTCCTCGCCCAGGTGGGCGAAATCGAGTTGCAGGTCGAGCAGGAAATAGGCCAGCGGGTGCAGCGTGCAGTAAAAGAAGGCAAACAGGCCCAGCATCCGGCGGAAGCGGTACAGCCGCGGCTTTCTCAACAAACGCGCTGCGGGCGTGACGCACAGCGTGACGAGCAACAGGCGCAGCGCCCAGAGGCCGAGTTCGTCCTGGATTTCCTCGGCGGGATTCGCGCCCAGCCCCGGTTCGACCACTTCGGCTATGCGCAGCACAAGCCAGATTACGGGCAACAGGCAGGCGGCAAACAGCAGCGGCTTGTAAACCCGAACGTTCATCGATCAATCACCGCTTCGAACCCGCCCTTTGTCATTCCCCTGCTTCCGGGATACGCCTGCAAGCACATCCCTGTGGGCTCGGCGGCGGCTCCCTGCCGCCGACGCTCCCGGAAGCAGGGGAATGACAAAGGGCTCACGCTTGCAGGTCTGGCGTAGCTCCCGGAAAGTTGCCGGATCAGTAATTGCGGCGCAGGTCGAGGCCGGAATACAGGTGGGCCACCTGCTCGCCGTATCCATTGAACATCTGCGTCGGGATGCGGCGCGCGAACAGCCCGGAAAAACCGGAGCCGATTTGCCGCTCGGTGGCCTGGCTCCAGCGGGGATGGTCCACTTCCGGATTGACGTTGGCGTAGAAGCCGTATTCCTGCGGGGCGGCGATGTTCCAGCTGGTTGGCGGCCGCCGTTCCTGCAGGCGGATGCTCACGATCGACTTGATGCCCTTGAAACCGTACTTCCACGGTGCGATCAGCCGCAGCGGGGCGCCGTTCTGATTGGGCAGCGCGACTCCGTACACGCCCACCGTCAGCAAAGTCAGCGGATTGGTCGCTTCTTCGATCGTCAGACCCTCGACGTACGGCCAGCGGAGAACGCGGCGCCGCTGTCCCGGCATTTCGTCGGGACGGTAAACTGTCTGG
This window contains:
- a CDS encoding MFS transporter, with amino-acid sequence MQEVSLRGRIFFGWWLLVGLFLIYMASNGILLNTIPRIFPNLASEFGWTNEQVTLPANMFFALVAFLNPVAGWFLDRFSIRRLMLIGALGITLVLALFPMVQEWWHLMALYVLFGFSLSLAGLSPSLMLLSRWFVRYRGLAFGILMMASSFGGAVFPWVVNFLLPDWRLAVLVLAVVGGVMMILPTLFLVSNYPRDKGLAADGVADPEPEARPKPDAFGKVVLSLIRSPVFYLLAFATGTLWFCIVAMLNNQALFFRNELLLDDTSTTTIYSSFFAAAIVGKVLFGYLADKFDKLWVTMASVLNLGLGLALLFLAVPGETTWPLAYAIVYGVGYSGAFTMIQLMIAEFYAGRNYGVYLGIFLMIDSLAGAVGGRFLATSADQYGSFTNGFTVMMILCAIAVACVYILIRRQRA
- a CDS encoding sulfoxide reductase heme-binding subunit YedZ; this translates as MNVRVYKPLLFAACLLPVIWLVLRIAEVVEPGLGANPAEEIQDELGLWALRLLLVTLCVTPAARLLRKPRLYRFRRMLGLFAFFYCTLHPLAYFLLDLQLDFAHLGEDLLKRTFITVGMGAVLLLIPLAITSTRGWQRRLGRRWNRLHRLIYPAAILACWHFYWQVKADTIEPLVYCAILALLLGMRFWWSPLKGRLFPGGK